From a region of the Zingiber officinale cultivar Zhangliang chromosome 10B, Zo_v1.1, whole genome shotgun sequence genome:
- the LOC122028944 gene encoding uncharacterized protein LOC122028944 yields the protein MDCSGELKRHFEEADEAVSPEVKRLRADLLFDILDDDAGPTGEQDLEFVMKSLEEEIGLPPPAPLPVSQLSEERYEVVAQPDIGFLFEASDDELGLPPTDAPSSADERGAAVEEEVGVSVDAEVAGVGQIWGPDDAADGFGLWMQPEELEEATVATEGVVALDGALFDYTDEVSGPYDISDQTWRTESLPAV from the coding sequence ATGGATTGTTCCGGCGAGCTCAAACGCCACTTCGAGGAGGCTGACGAGGCAGTGTCGCCGGAGGTGAAGCGCCTCAGAGCCGACCTACTCTTTGACATACTCGACGACGACGCCGGCCCTACCGGCGAGCAGGACCTTGAGTTTGTCATGAAGAGCTTGGAGGAGGAGATCGGCCTCCCGCCCCCTGCTCCGCTTCCCGTCTCGCAGCTCTCGGAGGAGAGATATGAGGTGGTGGCGCAGCCTGATATAGGGTTCTTGTTCGAGGCCTCTGACGATGAGCTCGGACTCCCGCCGACCGACGCCCCGTCGTCTGCGGACGAGCGCGGGGCTGCCGTGGAGGAGGAGGTCGGGGTTTCGGTGGACGCTGAGGTTGCCGGTGTCGGCCAGATCTGGGGGCCCGACGACGCTGCCGACGGGTTCGGACTCTGGATGCAGCCGGAGGAGCTGGAGGAGGCAACCGTGGCGACCGAGGGTGTCGTAGCGTTGGATGGCGCACTGTTTGATTACACCGATGAGGTCTCCGGACCGTACGATATATCTGATCAAACGTGGCGAACTGAGTCGCTCCCTGCCGTCTGA
- the LOC122029965 gene encoding uncharacterized protein LOC122029965 isoform X1, which yields MAFFSIPRPISPSPPLLLTKCRPFFKSQITRVPASPTLLRHRIPPPPAASPELEAVEEDEKFPTPLLEEESDVAASVEVLKAAAKTRKAPPAQVLAALASIKKGKAEPSSFLETLGGTESPGRTWMLIFTAQGKLDKGRYFPITAVQRFDAAAKRIENGVFLGPVGSLTFEGKFSWKNRILAFIFQTIRIKLGPFGPLQIDLGETEREPTSKDPFFIWFYIDEEIAVAQDLINPGAFGEHVHRYAKLLLSIHQKKKGLPL from the exons ATGGCATTTTTCTCAATCCCTCGCCCAATTTCTCCGTCTCCGCCCCTTCTTCTAACCAAGTGTCGTCCCTTCTTCAAATCCCAAATCACCCGTGTTCCCGCATCCCCAACTCTCCTCCGCCACCGGATACCTCCTCCGCCGGCGGCGTCGCCTGAGCTTGAAGCCGTCGAGGAGGATGAGAAGTTCCCGACGCCCTTACTGGAGGAGGAATCG GACGTGGCGGCGAGCGTGGAGGTGCTGAAGGCGGCGGCGAAGACCAGGAAGGCTCCGCCGGCCCAAGTCCTCGCTGCCCTCGCTTCGATCAAGAAGGGAAAGGCGGAGCCATCCTCGTTTCTCGAGACCCTCGGTGGTACGGAGTCGCCGGGGAGGACTTGGATGCTTATATTCACGGCCCAG GGTAAGTTGGACAAGGGACGATACTTTCCCATCACTGCAGTTCAACGATTTGATGCTGCG GCAAAAAGGATAGAGAATGGTGTATTTTTGGGTCCTGTCGGGTCTCTTACTTTCGAGGGCAAATTTTCATGGAAGAATAGAATATTGGCATTCATTTTTCAGACCATCCGTATAAAGCTCGGACCATTTGGTCCATTGCAAATTGATCTTGGAGAAACAGAGAGAGAGCCCACTAGCAAAGATCCCTTTTTCATTTGGTTCTACATTGACGAGGAAATTGCAGTTGCTCAAG ATTTGATCAACCCAGGGGCATTTGGCGAGCACGTGCACAGATATGCGAAGTTGTTGCTGTCTATTCACCAAAAAAAAAAGGGCCTTCCTCTTTGA
- the LOC122029965 gene encoding uncharacterized protein LOC122029965 isoform X2, producing the protein MAFFSIPRPISPSPPLLLTKCRPFFKSQITRVPASPTLLRHRIPPPPAASPELEAVEEDEKFPTPLLEEESDVAASVEVLKAAAKTRKAPPAQVLAALASIKKGKAEPSSFLETLGGTESPGRTWMLIFTAQGKLDKGRYFPITAVQRFDAAAKRIENGVFLGPVGSLTFEGKFSWKNRILAFIFQTIRIKLGPFGPLQIDLGETEREPTSKDPFFIWFYIDEEIAVAQGRGGGIAYWCRCHRVT; encoded by the exons ATGGCATTTTTCTCAATCCCTCGCCCAATTTCTCCGTCTCCGCCCCTTCTTCTAACCAAGTGTCGTCCCTTCTTCAAATCCCAAATCACCCGTGTTCCCGCATCCCCAACTCTCCTCCGCCACCGGATACCTCCTCCGCCGGCGGCGTCGCCTGAGCTTGAAGCCGTCGAGGAGGATGAGAAGTTCCCGACGCCCTTACTGGAGGAGGAATCG GACGTGGCGGCGAGCGTGGAGGTGCTGAAGGCGGCGGCGAAGACCAGGAAGGCTCCGCCGGCCCAAGTCCTCGCTGCCCTCGCTTCGATCAAGAAGGGAAAGGCGGAGCCATCCTCGTTTCTCGAGACCCTCGGTGGTACGGAGTCGCCGGGGAGGACTTGGATGCTTATATTCACGGCCCAG GGTAAGTTGGACAAGGGACGATACTTTCCCATCACTGCAGTTCAACGATTTGATGCTGCG GCAAAAAGGATAGAGAATGGTGTATTTTTGGGTCCTGTCGGGTCTCTTACTTTCGAGGGCAAATTTTCATGGAAGAATAGAATATTGGCATTCATTTTTCAGACCATCCGTATAAAGCTCGGACCATTTGGTCCATTGCAAATTGATCTTGGAGAAACAGAGAGAGAGCCCACTAGCAAAGATCCCTTTTTCATTTGGTTCTACATTGACGAGGAAATTGCAGTTGCTCAAGGTAGAGGTGGTGGAATTGCATATTGGTGTAGATGTCACCGTGTCACATAG